One genomic segment of Vulcanisaeta thermophila includes these proteins:
- a CDS encoding endonuclease III domain-containing protein, which yields MTQGLTNVLKILEGIRDLMERDGWYVDEPGSPRWWGGAESPDEVVITALLVQQTRWEAVVNVLRELRSRGLNTIRSLCGMDTNELAGLLRGVNYRFTKARRLINMACLLENHGGLEGVRNSGNARELLMSIEGVGEETADSIMLFALNIPTLPVSNYTRRVVGRLLNVEFKRYGDWKSFLEGSLPHDLYSYKLFHAGVVTVGKEFCLKNNPQCTRCPLRGICSHALARQSRSP from the coding sequence GTGACCCAGGGACTAACGAACGTGCTTAAGATTCTCGAGGGGATTAGGGACTTGATGGAGAGGGATGGTTGGTACGTTGATGAGCCAGGGAGCCCCAGGTGGTGGGGTGGTGCAGAGAGCCCTGACGAGGTGGTTATAACGGCGTTGCTCGTGCAGCAAACTAGGTGGGAGGCCGTGGTCAACGTGCTCAGGGAGTTACGTAGTAGGGGCCTCAATACAATACGCAGTCTATGCGGCATGGACACCAATGAGTTGGCTGGCTTGCTCAGGGGTGTTAATTATAGGTTTACGAAGGCCCGTAGATTAATAAACATGGCATGCCTCCTCGAGAACCACGGGGGCCTTGAGGGCGTTAGAAATAGTGGTAATGCCAGGGAGTTGCTAATGAGTATTGAGGGGGTTGGTGAGGAGACCGCGGACTCAATAATGCTATTCGCCCTCAACATACCCACACTACCTGTGTCAAATTATACCCGTAGGGTCGTGGGCAGACTACTCAACGTTGAGTTTAAGCGCTATGGTGATTGGAAGAGTTTCCTAGAGGGTTCCCTGCCCCATGACCTGTACAGTTATAAGTTGTTCCATGCAGGCGTGGTCACCGTGGGCAAGGAATTCTGCTTAAAGAATAATCCACAATGCACTCGGTGCCCCCTCAGGGGTATTTGTAGCCATGCGTTGGCCCGTCAATCACGCTCACCGTAG